GAGCGTGTTGATCCTGGAAATATTAATTTTACCGTTTCAAATACACCGAAAGTAGTCGGTGGTGTGACAGAAGCATGTTTAGAAATAGCAAAACTATTTTATGAAACGATCATCAATACAAATGTTTTTCCTGTCTCTAACCCAAGGGTTGCAGAGATGGAGAAGTTACTGGAAAATACCTTTCGCCAAATCAATATCGCACTTGTTAATGAGCTGAGCAAAATATGCTACAAAATGAATGTAGATATTTGGGAAGTAATCGAAGCTGCTTCGACAAAACCATATGGATTTATGCCGTTTACACCTGGTCCAGGGGTAGGGGGGCATTGTATCCCTGTTGACCCTAAATATTTATTATGGGCAGGACAGCAACATGGTATTACGGCTTCATTAATTGAGGCGGCAGATAAAATTAATGATTCCATGCCGAGTTTTGTGGTTGAAAGACTGGAAAATTATCTTATTGACCAGAAGAAAGAGCTACGAGCTGGAAAGATTGTTGTTATTGGTGTCACGTATAAGCCAAATATTAATGATTTCCGTGAATCTCCTGCACTTCACGTCATCCAAGAATTATTGGAGAAGCAATATGATGTTATGGTTGTGGACCCATTTATCGAAACTTTTTCAGTCAACCAATACACACTTAATACTGTTGCATTATCAAAACAATTAATCGAAGAAGCAGAAGCTGTATTAATTTTAACGAATCATGCAGAAATTGATTATGGATTGCTCGATCA
This genomic interval from Lysinibacillus sphaericus contains the following:
- a CDS encoding nucleotide sugar dehydrogenase, yielding MGIKIDSPKLALSKKIKTKQAKIGVIGLGYVGLPLAIEMVKKGFQVIGIDKNNEKIAKLTNGESYIADLSDAVIQEVLKEEKLETTADFSKLASVDVMIICVPTPTSADGTPNISYIEDASKSIAQYISANTLVILESTTYPGTTEEIVQPILEKSNYVIGQDIFLTYSPERVDPGNINFTVSNTPKVVGGVTEACLEIAKLFYETIINTNVFPVSNPRVAEMEKLLENTFRQINIALVNELSKICYKMNVDIWEVIEAASTKPYGFMPFTPGPGVGGHCIPVDPKYLLWAGQQHGITASLIEAADKINDSMPSFVVERLENYLIDQKKELRAGKIVVIGVTYKPNINDFRESPALHVIQELLEKQYDVMVVDPFIETFSVNQYTLNTVALSKQLIEEAEAVLILTNHAEIDYGLLDQYAALIFDTRNTHFLFANKNYHKL